aaattttCGCCCACACTTGTCCTACAAGACACCAATAGTGTAAACGAAAAATATGATTGATATGATCTTTTAATAGATGAATTAATggtgaaattttaaaatttgaacaaaaaaaatgtgaaaaactaTACCTTCATGAGTTTTGCACCCTCTTTGACACAAATGGCAGTACAGTTGAAGAAGCTCTGCTTTGTGTGGACTTTTGTTTTTGGTGTTTGCCTCCTCAACATTTGTTATTTGATGTTAGGGTtctaaatttcatcttttttttttttttttctaattgcaTTTGGCATTGTTAACCGAATCTCACTTTTCACCATCTCTAAACCAATTTTTTCCTTCATTTCAGATTTGCTATCTTGAGTCAGTATTTAATTGCAATCTCTGCACTGGAATATGGAGGCAAATTCAGCTTCATATGAACATGAGGATCAAGATGAATATGTTCTACTTGACCTGGATGGTGTTTCTGACCTAATTAACCTTCCAGCAAATGCCAAGTATGTTCTAACTGTAAGTTCTCCACTGTGGCCCTTTCTTCATATGTTTCACTGTATGTGTATCAACTTCATCAACTGAATTGATTTTCAACTCCGGCACCATAATTCGTTTCCTTTCTACGATAAACAGGATTATTTATCTTGATTGAAATGAAATGACACTGCTTAATTGTTTAAGCTTTCTATTTTGTGTTTTGACTTTTTGTGCTGATTAACATACCTTCtacaccaaaaattaaaattcaataaatttgaatttccttatctaaacaaaacattaaaaaataattttaatttaaaaatccaattcaataCATGTTAATGTCTTTGAAATTGTGAAATTCTGTATCCAAATACATGCTTAATTTCACTGTGAATGctctcttttatttctttttctgtttcccACACTTTTCTGGTGATCTTTATTGCTTTGTTCTATCATACCAAAGTTAAGCAtgcttatattaatttttgttaatgatAGGGCCTTGATACATTAAACCCAGAATTGATCATTGATGACAAATTTAAGCTGGTAAGTTGCCTGCTTTAAATTCCTTGACTTTTTCTGCCTTAAGAGTTTTGATTATTGAGAGTTTTTTGGGTTAagttatatgtttccattttggTGCTTTTGTAGTCTTGTGTAATCTGTTGAAGTCATATAGATTCTTGAAAACTGTCTATTTGCTTAGATGTATATTCTTCAATGCTTACCTATAGGATTGGGCAAATAATTTGAATGATTTATTTCAGCTAGAAGTTTCAATTGGCTAAAGTTGCTTCCATCAATTTTTGTTTGATAAATTGGCTGAATGGATAATGATCATCTAAGGATTGTTATTTCTTATggtgttttgtgttttgtctACAGATTGGGGAATATGAGGAGTCAATTGGCACATGTCTTGCTTTTACCGAACAAGGTGAGTTACAGTTAATGTGTGCAGAATTAGTCTGAAAAAGGTTATTAGTCTTGAAAACTATAGTTATGTCTCACTTGTCAGATACTCTGACCTTGGTTGTTAGAGTCAatgcttttatgtttttctaATTATAAGAGTTAACTGTTTCCCTAATGTTTCTTCCGCATTTCCTCTGTAAATAAAAGATTTACAATGTCTTTATTCCTGTCTTCATTGAGATTGAAAATCATGGGCTTTTCCTACaatgttgttatttatatttttttttcccaaatttatatatttgctTCTCCACCCATGGTGCCACTATAGTCTCGAGCAAACTCTAAAATGAACTTGCAGAAGATTTAGCAATGAGGAATATCTCTATTTCctatatttattctatttttttttttctttctaccaatcaattgttgaattagatATGTTTTCAGAAGAATAGCCATCCTTTCATCGCTCAGTAATGATGCCTTTCAAATTGTTAAGATGCTCATGTTTTATGGAACtaagttttaatttgatttgcTTCCCGctttaaaataagttatttgatAACATGCAGAAACCCCTGTGGTTCATGAAGAAACAGGATCATCATCTGAAATGATCCTTTTCTCTAGAACAAGACTAATTGATTCAAATCAACCTCCAACAAAGCAAGTGAAACCTTTGTGTCAGCTTCACAAGATTCTCAAGTTTAAACTATCACCCGATTCTGAAATCCAAAGCCTCGCACCTGAGGAGGTCAAGTGAATCTAAAGCTCACCAGAGAACATGGGAATCGGTGCCAATTCTGTACCTTTTTGAAACATTACCTGGTCCcttgaattttcttttacatttgtACAAAGAACAGAACCTTTTTCAAACATTGTTCTTTCGtaggtatatatatacatatacgtTTAAGGATTCTGCCCCCAGTTTATCAAACAGCAAGTTAATGTATttgatttgataatttttttctggcGAACCTCCAATGTtgttatcaaaatttgaaaaagaaagaaaagaattgGATATGGTTAGAATATCTATATTCCACTGTAATGGAATTGCGAAATCATTGCCAATGTATTTTCTGTTTGTAATGTGATTTCAAAATCATTGTTCAGACCTTGGATCATGGAAGCATTTTCTTGACGGGTTTGTAGAAATTAAAAAGGCTAGAAAAGGCACCTAAGTCTAGTATTCTACAAGCAGCTAGCCATGTGACGAATTTGTTCCCTTGGCTTTCTTTTTCGTAATGCATGACTTTTTTCATACAGaaaatttaatatctaaaacGCGTAAACTGTACAATCATTAAATTAGTTATGATGATGGCTTTCAAGATTAATTAGACgaacttgtaattttttttaaaaatgtattttaataaaatcatcatGTATTAGCGATTTTTATATGCTTAGATAGACTTACAAGAAA
This region of Vigna unguiculata cultivar IT97K-499-35 chromosome 5, ASM411807v1, whole genome shotgun sequence genomic DNA includes:
- the LOC114183924 gene encoding uncharacterized protein LOC114183924, with the translated sequence MEANSASYEHEDQDEYVLLDLDGVSDLINLPANAKYVLTGLDTLNPELIIDDKFKLIGEYEESIGTCLAFTEQETPVVHEETGSSSEMILFSRTRLIDSNQPPTKQVKPLCQLHKILKFKLSPDSEIQSLAPEEVK